Proteins encoded together in one Desulfovibrio sp. UCD-KL4C window:
- a CDS encoding PAS domain S-box protein, translated as MKLRHMTMLSIIFIAVFFIVGEILVTTLVVKKGFQDLENEKVYASISSANKSIQNELATLDALLLDWSAWNDTYDFAQNLNSDYIESNFTIDTFLNQSLAAIILRDTNRKVILAQAINTDGEKDQYLENDIINHSNKSLPAIPDSAGGNGGIITLSNGELILVAERQILTSDSTGPAMGTMMMVRPLSSKILEEISGRLGFPVSIQSVPLNLDLLSKLSNAKDNKIISYPDDATASGLTPIFDIDKRMVAVLKVTVNRRISQQGKIISLYNYGIVTIIIFTVALVGYFLLHKKILARIEKLSTQASDIGKTQYVKGRVSVDGDDEIFELSMNVNSMLDSIDSSQNALLLQSEKIAKNEKYLNKLFNSISAGVFLVDSETRTIIDINEFALKMMGHRREEIIGISYNSIMGIHKNCPILNLEEAQDTSKRILLTKNGDKIPIMKSVSTIEKGEQQVLLETFIDITEMEESRYNLEKAKKELEDKVVERTASLRGIIDTAKNGIIVINSRGLITEFSPAAEETFGYKKDEIMGLNISLLMPKPYSDHHDQYIKTSLQGGRAKVVGKQVEVTAKRKDGSIFPMEIAVNSAGVNKDTIFVAVIRDITDRKEMEEALASERQRLQYLFDTSPVGVGVTVNDIVKFANPAMVRMGFKVGDEAVKNYVHPEKRDHFLEELKRDGDFKNFETKLYSKDQNIIDAMLSYYDFSYMGEHGILCWVVDITERKKTETALAEAKDLAEEATRAKSDFLANMSHEIRTPMNAIIGLSHLAMQTELTEKQRGYISKVNRSAENLMGILNEVLDFSKIEAGKLDMENINFHLEDVLEDLANIMIFRAQEAGLELLFDISPDLPTALKGDPLRLGQVLLNLGNNALKFTEEGEIVIGAKLNSQDGPNVTLQFSVIDTGIGMTEKEQEKLFKQFTQVDASTTRKYGGTGLGLAISKKLVEKMGGEIWVESEIDKGTAFNFTVSLKIQDELTPEAQVDETELGPMKILIVDDNATARTILSEMLTGFGFKTDEASNAITAINLLEKQDDSEKYDLVLMDWNIPSMNGIEISRAMLSNKQLKHLPKVIMVTAYGRSEVMSAASGIENIVGFLSKPIMPSMLLDSIMNAYGRKVKSERRIPFRQEKINAATAKLKGAYILLVEDNEINQNVAVDLLDNYGARVKVAVNGKEALEILENETFDGVLMDCQMPVMDGYTASRKIREQEKFKDLPIIAMTANVMTGDHERSLQAGMNDHIGKPIQINEMLYIMSKWITPSNPLAKTVYSHHKKKLSADTLPDLHDLPEINSKSGLARLQGDTQLYKKILSMFVNDYSDFESLFKAAQQEDKEATTRYAHSLKGVAGSIGAEEVERAAQILETACLKNKPKQEIDKLLSNLLANLKPVIEGLKLFAASVPHETKQTKGIDAEQLEPKIAQLRILLEESDTEAVVLIEEIQSSAGFGNLFDKLKLMKKAIDEYEFEEALKILDQLYKYGFKD; from the coding sequence ATGAAACTTCGTCATATGACTATGCTGAGCATAATTTTTATTGCCGTCTTTTTTATAGTCGGAGAAATCCTGGTTACTACACTAGTTGTAAAAAAAGGTTTCCAGGATCTGGAAAATGAAAAAGTTTATGCCAGCATCAGCTCTGCTAATAAAAGTATTCAAAATGAATTAGCTACACTGGACGCACTATTACTAGACTGGTCTGCATGGAATGACACCTATGACTTTGCTCAAAATCTAAACTCAGACTACATCGAATCAAATTTTACAATCGATACTTTTCTGAACCAATCACTTGCTGCAATAATTTTGCGAGACACAAATAGGAAAGTTATTCTGGCACAGGCAATCAACACAGATGGCGAAAAAGATCAATATTTAGAAAATGATATTATCAACCACAGTAACAAAAGCTTGCCGGCAATCCCCGATAGCGCAGGAGGAAATGGAGGCATCATTACTTTGAGTAACGGTGAGCTTATACTAGTCGCAGAAAGACAAATTTTAACAAGCGACAGTACCGGCCCAGCCATGGGGACTATGATGATGGTCCGCCCTCTTTCATCTAAGATTCTTGAAGAAATCTCAGGTCGTCTGGGTTTTCCAGTTTCAATTCAGTCTGTCCCACTAAATTTAGATTTACTGAGCAAACTATCAAATGCAAAAGACAATAAGATCATATCCTACCCTGACGATGCTACAGCCAGCGGGCTGACTCCAATTTTCGACATTGATAAAAGAATGGTCGCGGTACTTAAAGTCACTGTAAATCGTCGTATTTCACAGCAAGGAAAAATCATATCCCTTTATAATTATGGAATCGTGACCATTATTATCTTTACAGTTGCCCTTGTCGGATATTTCCTGCTCCACAAAAAAATACTCGCGCGCATAGAGAAACTTAGCACTCAAGCTTCTGATATAGGCAAAACCCAATATGTAAAAGGAAGAGTAAGCGTCGACGGTGATGATGAAATTTTTGAACTTAGTATGAACGTTAATTCAATGCTTGATTCAATCGATTCTTCGCAAAATGCGCTTCTTTTACAGTCTGAAAAAATTGCTAAGAATGAAAAATACTTAAACAAACTTTTCAATTCAATCTCAGCGGGAGTCTTTCTTGTTGATTCTGAAACCAGGACAATTATTGATATTAATGAATTTGCGTTAAAAATGATGGGACACAGACGCGAAGAAATTATCGGGATTTCATACAATAGCATCATGGGCATTCATAAGAATTGCCCTATTTTAAATTTAGAGGAAGCACAAGACACTTCCAAGCGAATTCTGCTGACAAAAAATGGTGACAAAATTCCAATTATGAAATCTGTTTCAACCATTGAAAAAGGTGAGCAGCAGGTCTTACTTGAAACATTTATTGATATAACTGAAATGGAAGAATCTAGATATAATTTAGAAAAGGCAAAAAAAGAACTGGAAGACAAAGTAGTTGAACGAACTGCTAGCCTGCGAGGGATTATCGATACAGCAAAAAACGGCATTATCGTAATAAATTCTAGAGGATTAATTACTGAATTCAGCCCCGCAGCAGAAGAAACTTTCGGTTATAAAAAAGATGAAATCATGGGACTTAATATCAGCTTACTCATGCCCAAACCCTATAGCGACCACCATGATCAGTACATCAAAACTAGCCTTCAAGGTGGCCGAGCAAAAGTTGTTGGAAAACAAGTAGAAGTAACAGCTAAACGTAAAGACGGTTCAATCTTTCCTATGGAAATTGCTGTAAACTCTGCAGGGGTCAATAAAGATACTATTTTTGTGGCAGTCATCCGTGATATTACAGATCGAAAAGAGATGGAAGAGGCGTTGGCCAGCGAGCGACAGCGTCTTCAGTACCTCTTTGATACCAGCCCTGTAGGAGTCGGGGTCACTGTTAATGATATCGTCAAATTTGCCAACCCAGCTATGGTTAGGATGGGGTTTAAGGTTGGAGATGAGGCCGTTAAAAATTATGTTCATCCTGAAAAACGAGATCACTTTTTAGAAGAGCTTAAACGGGACGGCGACTTTAAAAACTTTGAAACTAAACTGTATAGTAAAGATCAAAATATTATTGATGCAATGCTTTCTTATTATGATTTCTCCTACATGGGAGAACACGGCATTCTATGCTGGGTGGTAGATATTACTGAGCGTAAAAAAACAGAAACAGCACTTGCTGAAGCCAAAGACCTTGCAGAAGAAGCAACACGCGCAAAATCAGATTTTCTAGCGAACATGTCGCATGAAATCCGTACTCCCATGAATGCGATAATAGGGCTATCCCACTTAGCTATGCAAACTGAGCTTACTGAAAAACAACGCGGATATATCAGCAAGGTGAATAGATCCGCCGAAAATCTGATGGGCATCCTTAATGAAGTTCTGGATTTTTCAAAAATAGAAGCAGGAAAACTTGATATGGAAAACATTAATTTTCACTTGGAAGATGTACTTGAAGATCTAGCCAACATTATGATTTTTAGAGCGCAGGAAGCCGGACTGGAACTTTTGTTCGACATATCACCTGACCTTCCCACTGCTTTAAAAGGAGACCCGTTAAGACTTGGACAGGTTTTGCTGAATCTTGGAAACAATGCACTAAAATTTACCGAAGAAGGAGAAATTGTAATAGGAGCCAAACTAAACAGTCAGGATGGCCCTAATGTCACGTTGCAATTCTCAGTAATAGACACTGGCATAGGAATGACAGAGAAAGAACAGGAGAAACTATTCAAGCAATTCACTCAGGTTGACGCATCAACTACCCGTAAATATGGAGGAACCGGACTGGGGCTGGCCATTTCCAAAAAACTGGTTGAAAAAATGGGCGGAGAAATCTGGGTTGAAAGTGAAATTGATAAAGGAACAGCCTTTAATTTCACCGTTAGCTTAAAAATACAGGACGAATTAACTCCAGAAGCACAAGTTGATGAAACAGAATTAGGTCCGATGAAAATCCTGATTGTAGATGATAATGCAACAGCCAGAACAATTCTCTCTGAGATGTTAACTGGCTTTGGGTTTAAGACAGACGAAGCCAGCAATGCTATAACAGCCATTAACTTACTAGAAAAACAAGATGATTCAGAAAAATATGATCTAGTACTCATGGATTGGAATATCCCGTCCATGAACGGAATTGAAATATCGCGCGCCATGTTAAGTAACAAACAGCTCAAGCATCTCCCGAAAGTTATTATGGTAACAGCTTACGGGCGATCTGAAGTTATGTCCGCTGCTTCCGGAATTGAAAACATTGTCGGTTTCCTTAGCAAACCGATTATGCCTTCAATGTTACTGGATTCAATTATGAATGCCTACGGGCGCAAAGTAAAATCTGAAAGACGGATACCATTCAGGCAGGAAAAAATTAATGCAGCAACAGCGAAACTTAAAGGCGCGTATATTCTTTTAGTCGAAGATAATGAGATAAATCAAAATGTAGCTGTCGACCTTCTGGATAACTACGGGGCCAGAGTTAAAGTTGCTGTGAACGGCAAAGAAGCTTTGGAAATTTTAGAGAATGAAACCTTCGACGGCGTGCTGATGGATTGCCAGATGCCGGTGATGGATGGTTACACTGCTAGCAGAAAAATTCGTGAACAAGAAAAATTTAAAGACCTTCCGATAATAGCCATGACTGCGAACGTTATGACTGGTGATCATGAGAGGTCGTTACAAGCCGGAATGAATGATCACATAGGTAAACCTATCCAAATTAATGAGATGCTTTACATCATGAGTAAATGGATTACTCCTTCAAATCCCTTAGCAAAAACTGTTTATTCTCATCACAAAAAAAAGCTGAGCGCAGATACTCTACCTGATCTACATGATCTACCTGAAATTAATTCAAAATCCGGGCTTGCCAGACTACAAGGAGACACTCAGTTATATAAAAAGATATTATCTATGTTTGTGAATGATTATAGTGATTTTGAATCTTTATTTAAAGCCGCACAACAAGAAGATAAAGAAGCAACCACACGTTACGCGCATTCTTTAAAAGGAGTGGCAGGAAGCATCGGAGCCGAAGAAGTTGAAAGAGCAGCTCAAATTTTAGAAACAGCATGCCTGAAAAACAAACCAAAGCAGGAGATAGATAAATTACTGAGCAATCTTCTAGCAAATTTGAAACCTGTTATTGAAGGGCTTAAATTATTTGCTGCGAGCGTGCCACATGAGACTAAACAAACAAAAGGAATAGACGCAGAACAACTTGAACCTAAAATCGCGCAACTACGTATTCTGCTCGAAGAATCTGACACCGAAGCAGTAGTCCTTATTGAAGAGATACAATCGTCCGCAGGATTTGGAAATTTATTCGATAAATTAAAACTTATGAAGAAAGCTATTGATGAATATGAATTTGAAGAAGCTTTAAAAATACTTGATCAACTATATAAATATGGATTCAAAGATTAG
- a CDS encoding response regulator: MSGNSQKQTILVVDDTSSNIAIFSKILSSEFRIKAAKNGPKALEISFETPPDIILLDIMMPKMDGYEVCRKLKLTPKTKDIPIIFVTAMVDAENKSRALELGAVDFITKPINPSIVLERIRKHLQIDSS, from the coding sequence ATGAGCGGCAACTCCCAAAAGCAAACAATTCTAGTCGTAGACGACACCTCAAGTAATATTGCGATCTTTTCAAAGATTCTATCATCGGAGTTCAGAATAAAAGCTGCTAAAAACGGTCCTAAAGCTCTGGAAATCAGCTTTGAAACTCCGCCAGACATAATACTGCTGGACATAATGATGCCGAAAATGGACGGGTATGAAGTCTGCCGAAAGCTCAAACTAACCCCTAAAACAAAGGATATTCCAATTATCTTTGTTACGGCTATGGTTGATGCAGAGAATAAGTCCCGCGCTCTTGAACTGGGAGCTGTTGATTTTATAACCAAACCTATCAATCCATCAATTGTTCTTGAACGTATTAGAAAACACCTCCAAATAGACAGCTCGTGA
- a CDS encoding aspartoacylase — MQIKSAFDNIDSVIVSGGTHGNEANGVYLIEEWEKNCSFLKRDSFETDFFCSNPRAVDLNLRYTETDLNRCFLDKDLEDDSLLSYEELLAYKITNNLKKDYAGKTTLLLDMHTTTSNMGINIMCDDEAPNLLLAAMVKHKLPEVHVYCIKKSDRTDSCLRSLGTYGLGIEVGPVPQGVLRHDIVESMRKTVAAVLDIVHEINTGSADETLFSIEYFTHIAEVPYPDGPFGDAMIHKDLEDKDYEILRPGDNIFYGAECGNIQYEGKEEVHPVFINEAAYYEKGLAFSTVKKQYNEFKLIK; from the coding sequence ATGCAAATTAAATCAGCTTTTGATAATATTGATAGTGTCATAGTTTCCGGCGGAACTCATGGAAATGAAGCTAATGGAGTTTACCTCATTGAAGAATGGGAAAAAAATTGTTCTTTTCTCAAACGCGACTCCTTTGAAACAGATTTTTTCTGTTCTAATCCCAGAGCTGTAGACCTCAATCTGCGTTATACCGAAACAGACTTAAACCGTTGTTTCCTTGATAAAGATCTAGAAGATGACTCTTTACTTTCTTACGAGGAACTGCTCGCATACAAAATTACGAACAACCTAAAAAAAGACTATGCCGGAAAAACAACCTTACTGTTGGACATGCATACAACCACATCAAACATGGGCATCAATATTATGTGTGATGATGAAGCCCCTAACCTACTGCTTGCCGCAATGGTCAAACACAAGTTGCCGGAAGTGCATGTATACTGCATTAAAAAATCAGACAGAACAGATTCATGCTTGAGAAGTTTAGGAACATACGGACTCGGCATTGAAGTCGGTCCTGTCCCGCAAGGAGTTCTGCGCCATGATATTGTTGAAAGTATGCGCAAAACAGTTGCAGCAGTGCTGGATATTGTACATGAAATTAACACAGGGTCAGCAGATGAAACGCTCTTCAGCATTGAATATTTCACTCATATTGCTGAAGTCCCCTACCCTGACGGCCCATTTGGTGATGCAATGATCCACAAGGATCTTGAAGACAAAGATTACGAAATTCTACGCCCCGGTGATAATATCTTTTACGGAGCTGAATGCGGAAACATTCAGTACGAAGGAAAAGAAGAAGTACATCCAGTTTTTATCAACGAAGCAGCTTATTATGAAAAAGGGTTAGCCTTCTCCACAGTCAAAAAACAATATAACGAGTTTAAACTGATAAAATAA
- the nhaB gene encoding sodium/proton antiporter NhaB encodes MQPTLLQSLGSNFLGAAPKWYKQTILFFLILNPCLMFTAGPFVAGWALIAEFIFTLAMALKCYPLPAGGLLAFEAAFLGMTSTETIYNEAIKNFEVILLLIFMVAGIYFMKEFLQFTFTRILVNVRSKITISVLFCLAGAVLSAFLDALTVTAVIIAVAYGFYNVYHRFASGKSMQSDHDLCNDQAVVEKNREDLVEFRAFLRNLMMHGAVGTALGGVCTLVGEPQNLLIGGEMGWHFVDFFLEVMPVSLPVLATGLLTCIVVEYFHLFGYGAKLPGNIRSHLLETALQMEEKQGTKGKLRLIIQAITGLWLVTALAFHLAAVGIIGLSVIIILTSMNGVIEEHHLGKAFEEALPFTALLVVFFSVVAVIHDQGLFHPIINFVLSMHGQSQLAAYYVANGILSSISDNVFVATVYISETKMHFIHMLGAIPGIGMTGQALMDKLTDPHLVRADVVAGMPQAAATQALDLMKHLDKLAVAINTGTNIPSVATPNGQAAFLFLLTSALAPVIRLSYGRMVLLALPYTITMSIMGFLAVNYLL; translated from the coding sequence ATGCAGCCTACATTATTACAATCGCTTGGCAGCAACTTTCTTGGAGCTGCCCCTAAATGGTACAAGCAGACTATTTTATTTTTTCTGATATTAAATCCGTGTCTTATGTTCACTGCCGGACCTTTTGTCGCGGGCTGGGCGCTTATAGCGGAATTTATTTTTACTTTGGCAATGGCACTAAAATGCTACCCTCTCCCTGCAGGTGGTTTGCTTGCATTTGAGGCTGCTTTTTTGGGTATGACTTCGACCGAAACAATCTATAATGAAGCTATCAAAAATTTTGAAGTTATTTTGCTACTGATCTTTATGGTTGCCGGAATTTACTTCATGAAAGAATTCCTGCAATTTACATTTACCCGCATTCTCGTAAATGTTCGTTCGAAGATAACTATATCAGTACTGTTCTGCCTTGCAGGCGCAGTCCTATCAGCATTTCTTGACGCTTTGACTGTAACAGCTGTTATAATTGCTGTGGCTTACGGCTTCTACAACGTTTACCACAGGTTTGCCTCAGGCAAGTCTATGCAAAGTGACCATGACCTTTGTAACGATCAGGCTGTTGTTGAGAAAAACCGCGAAGACCTAGTTGAATTCCGTGCCTTTCTCCGCAACCTTATGATGCATGGAGCAGTCGGAACAGCTCTCGGTGGTGTATGTACACTGGTTGGTGAACCTCAAAACCTGCTTATCGGTGGAGAAATGGGATGGCACTTTGTAGACTTTTTCCTTGAAGTTATGCCTGTATCACTGCCTGTATTGGCTACAGGACTGCTTACCTGCATAGTCGTAGAATATTTTCATCTCTTTGGATACGGAGCAAAACTGCCCGGAAACATCCGCTCCCATCTGCTTGAAACAGCACTTCAAATGGAAGAAAAACAGGGTACAAAAGGCAAACTGAGATTAATAATTCAGGCAATAACCGGACTCTGGCTCGTTACAGCTTTGGCTTTCCACCTTGCAGCAGTCGGTATTATCGGACTCTCAGTCATCATCATCCTTACTTCTATGAATGGTGTTATTGAAGAACATCACTTAGGAAAAGCGTTCGAAGAAGCTCTGCCATTTACAGCTCTGCTCGTTGTCTTCTTTTCAGTTGTAGCGGTAATTCATGATCAGGGACTGTTTCACCCCATCATCAATTTCGTACTCAGCATGCATGGGCAAAGTCAGCTTGCAGCATATTACGTTGCTAACGGAATACTTTCTTCTATTTCTGACAACGTCTTTGTTGCTACAGTTTACATCTCCGAAACCAAAATGCACTTCATCCACATGCTAGGAGCCATTCCAGGTATTGGAATGACCGGACAGGCTTTGATGGATAAGCTGACAGATCCACACCTTGTCAGAGCTGATGTTGTCGCAGGAATGCCTCAGGCTGCTGCGACTCAGGCTCTTGACCTAATGAAGCACCTCGACAAACTGGCTGTAGCAATCAACACCGGAACCAATATTCCAAGTGTTGCGACACCAAACGGTCAGGCAGCATTCCTCTTCCTGTTAACCTCAGCCCTTGCTCCGGTTATCAGACTTTCTTACGGACGGATGGTCCTTCTGGCTCTGCCTTACACTATCACAATGTCTATCATGGGATTTCTGGCCGTCAACTATCTGCTATAA
- a CDS encoding PEP/pyruvate-binding domain-containing protein: MNIKKKIKFCLNFAFAPGAHLKRKYEAFKSLLTYDSMALELVADLEDILYRKKKGDHQRVVWLAHRLSLAVNAMLDQLNEMNPFCCRDLYENFRRIDNNVKIAVNHNPPDSGPPYILTLEKAAAFPELAGGKATNLGRALNEGQVNVPPGFVVTANAFNRFIDCNGLREELEARFRIMEVDNHGHIAHLTLEIQELILAADVPKEIADGILSAMDEMFPDDSLIAVRSSALAEDSDISFAGQYSSELSIHKKDVFEAYKRVLAGKYCPRAIAYRVSNGLSDTDTAMAVLILPMVKAEKAGVVYSKNPDSSGSDENICIYGVRGLGESLVDGSISPAKALLSREVKPELIGNDTAEIGNLPNKKTLLELGRIAMRLESCFGCPQDIEWAEDDTETLYILQSRPLQQNTEKSSAVHSPITATPIVKELECAALGVGCGEIYFAENGKDFAQLPEGAIVVTATLKPALSMFISKVNGVIAGTGSRASHFASVAREWGLPVLVGDTKGCFSPGQFVTVDGVDGAVFEGCVSEIVTRSYVKDEPSPRVLDFYSKVIPFTVKLRLTDPESPNFTPEGCRSLHDMVRFCHEKSVEQMFSLVDKKGRGMGAAKELKSDLPLVMYILDLGKGLMPNLAKKKYVTPHDIASQPMKSLWSGLSDPMVQWSKELTHIDWDEFDRMSAGIFSINSKLLASYGIIAEDYLHLMIRFGYHFSVVDSVCGQTVGANYVHFKFQGGGSELKNRLLRLKFIHSVLEHYGFEIETRGDMLDATCSRISENETCSLLGKIGYLLAFTRLMDMRLQGEEQVEPEVKLFIQNAERIDGYPSE, translated from the coding sequence ATGAACATCAAAAAAAAAATTAAATTTTGCTTGAATTTTGCTTTTGCTCCGGGGGCTCATCTTAAACGTAAATATGAAGCGTTCAAATCTCTTCTGACTTATGATTCAATGGCACTTGAATTAGTCGCTGACCTTGAAGACATCTTATACCGAAAGAAAAAGGGAGATCACCAGCGTGTTGTCTGGTTAGCCCACCGTTTATCTTTAGCTGTTAATGCAATGCTCGATCAGCTTAATGAAATGAATCCATTTTGCTGCAGAGACTTGTATGAAAATTTTAGAAGGATAGATAATAATGTAAAGATTGCAGTAAATCATAACCCTCCAGATTCAGGTCCTCCGTATATTCTTACTCTTGAAAAAGCTGCGGCATTCCCTGAGCTCGCTGGTGGTAAAGCTACGAACCTAGGTCGTGCGTTGAATGAAGGGCAAGTCAATGTTCCTCCAGGTTTTGTTGTGACAGCGAATGCTTTCAACAGATTTATCGACTGTAACGGCTTAAGGGAGGAGCTGGAGGCTCGTTTCCGGATTATGGAAGTGGATAATCATGGGCATATCGCACATCTCACTCTTGAAATACAGGAACTCATTTTAGCAGCGGATGTTCCAAAAGAAATTGCGGATGGAATTCTTTCAGCAATGGATGAGATGTTTCCTGACGATTCGCTGATCGCCGTTCGTTCAAGTGCTTTGGCAGAAGACAGTGATATTTCTTTTGCAGGCCAGTATTCAAGTGAACTTAGCATTCATAAAAAAGACGTATTTGAAGCTTATAAAAGAGTTCTTGCTGGTAAATATTGTCCACGAGCTATTGCTTATCGAGTTTCAAACGGTCTTTCTGATACTGACACTGCTATGGCTGTGTTAATTCTTCCAATGGTTAAAGCTGAAAAAGCAGGTGTGGTTTATTCTAAAAATCCTGATTCCAGCGGTAGTGATGAAAATATTTGTATCTATGGTGTTCGCGGTCTTGGTGAGTCATTGGTTGATGGAAGTATTTCTCCTGCAAAAGCTCTTCTTTCGCGCGAAGTAAAACCTGAATTGATTGGTAACGATACTGCTGAGATTGGTAATCTACCAAATAAAAAGACACTTTTGGAACTTGGACGAATTGCAATGCGACTTGAATCCTGTTTCGGCTGCCCGCAGGATATTGAATGGGCAGAAGATGATACAGAAACTTTGTATATTTTACAGTCCCGCCCGTTGCAACAAAATACTGAGAAATCTTCTGCTGTGCATTCGCCAATTACGGCCACCCCTATTGTTAAAGAGCTGGAGTGTGCTGCGCTTGGAGTTGGATGTGGAGAAATTTATTTTGCAGAAAACGGAAAAGATTTTGCGCAGCTGCCTGAAGGGGCTATTGTTGTAACTGCGACTCTTAAACCTGCGCTTTCGATGTTTATCTCTAAAGTAAACGGAGTTATTGCCGGTACCGGGAGCAGAGCCAGTCATTTTGCTTCTGTTGCACGTGAATGGGGACTCCCTGTATTGGTAGGGGATACTAAAGGATGTTTTTCGCCAGGTCAGTTTGTAACAGTGGATGGCGTGGATGGAGCTGTTTTCGAAGGTTGTGTTTCTGAGATTGTAACAAGGTCGTATGTAAAGGATGAGCCTTCACCGCGGGTTCTAGATTTTTATTCCAAGGTTATTCCTTTTACAGTGAAGCTAAGGCTTACTGATCCTGAATCTCCAAATTTTACACCCGAAGGATGTCGTTCTTTGCATGATATGGTGCGTTTCTGTCATGAAAAATCAGTAGAGCAAATGTTTTCGCTGGTTGATAAAAAGGGACGCGGCATGGGGGCGGCAAAGGAACTTAAAAGTGACTTGCCGCTTGTAATGTATATTCTTGATCTAGGTAAAGGCCTCATGCCAAACTTGGCTAAAAAAAAGTATGTAACTCCGCATGATATAGCCAGTCAGCCAATGAAAAGTCTCTGGTCTGGGTTGTCCGATCCCATGGTACAATGGTCAAAGGAGCTGACTCATATTGATTGGGATGAATTTGACCGCATGTCAGCTGGAATATTCAGTATTAATTCTAAGTTGTTGGCCAGTTACGGAATTATTGCGGAAGACTATCTTCACCTTATGATCAGGTTCGGTTATCATTTTTCTGTGGTTGATTCAGTTTGCGGACAAACTGTCGGAGCTAACTATGTCCATTTTAAGTTCCAAGGTGGAGGTTCTGAACTCAAAAACAGATTGCTGAGATTGAAGTTTATTCATAGCGTGCTTGAACATTATGGTTTTGAAATTGAAACTCGTGGGGATATGCTTGATGCAACTTGTTCTAGAATAAGCGAAAACGAGACTTGTTCTTTGCTAGGTAAGATCGGGTATTTACTGGCATTTACTAGACTTATGGATATGCGCCTCCAAGGTGAGGAGCAAGTTGAACCGGAAGTTAAGCTCTTTATCCAGAACGCAGAGAGGATTGATGGATACCCTTCAGAATAA
- a CDS encoding dual specificity protein phosphatase family protein encodes MDTLQNNHAYNLTWVTDQLAVGYAPMSYAQLRSLDEQGIDAILNLCGEFCDLCDIEKEAGFDVYYFPLADEEAPDLVKLEKTLEWLDEAIYIGKKVLIHCRHGIGRTGTVLNAYLLRRGLGHKLAWRALRKLRSKPANFEQWWTIRKYGKKSGKLTIREPHLEFKRLVDLSPFFNDYEQLILRVDEEVRQSGHVEACGLDNDQCCRTPVSLTLVEAVHLSHQVNLELTHEGRLEVIKRAMKTSKAERIASAELRKVKDIAAFCLSEAGSVCPLLKDKLCLLFNDRPLQCRAFGVDLSEDGELWGEVLTPALNKISSEIWFAYTGIMSDTQMPSFSLPDVVSGKFIEALFKLMMEEGVGE; translated from the coding sequence ATGGATACCCTTCAGAATAACCACGCTTATAATTTGACATGGGTCACTGATCAGCTTGCTGTAGGGTATGCTCCTATGAGCTACGCTCAGCTTCGGTCGCTGGATGAACAGGGGATAGATGCCATTTTGAATCTTTGTGGGGAGTTTTGTGATCTATGTGACATTGAAAAAGAGGCCGGATTTGATGTTTATTATTTCCCACTAGCGGATGAAGAAGCTCCTGACCTTGTTAAGCTTGAAAAGACTTTGGAATGGCTGGATGAAGCCATTTATATAGGTAAAAAGGTTCTGATTCATTGTCGCCATGGAATTGGACGGACAGGTACAGTGTTGAATGCCTATCTACTTCGTCGGGGGCTTGGGCATAAATTGGCTTGGAGGGCCCTTAGAAAACTCAGATCAAAACCAGCCAATTTTGAGCAGTGGTGGACCATTCGCAAATACGGCAAAAAGAGCGGAAAACTGACAATCCGTGAACCTCATCTGGAATTTAAAAGACTGGTCGACCTATCTCCTTTTTTTAATGATTATGAACAATTAATTTTGCGTGTTGATGAAGAAGTGCGTCAGTCAGGACACGTGGAAGCCTGCGGGTTAGATAATGATCAGTGCTGCCGAACTCCGGTCAGTCTTACTTTGGTTGAAGCAGTTCACCTAAGCCATCAGGTTAATCTGGAGCTTACTCACGAAGGTCGCCTTGAGGTGATAAAGCGTGCTATGAAAACATCCAAAGCTGAAAGGATTGCCTCGGCAGAGTTAAGAAAAGTAAAGGATATTGCCGCATTTTGTCTCTCAGAAGCAGGCTCGGTTTGTCCATTGCTTAAAGATAAATTATGCTTACTGTTTAATGATCGTCCTTTGCAATGCAGAGCTTTCGGTGTGGATCTTTCAGAGGATGGAGAATTGTGGGGAGAAGTCCTTACTCCTGCGCTTAATAAAATTTCTTCTGAAATATGGTTCGCATATACCGGAATTATGTCCGATACCCAAATGCCTTCGTTTTCTTTGCCTGATGTTGTCTCAGGTAAGTTTATAGAAGCTCTCTTTAAACTTATGATGGAAGAAGGTGTTGGTGAATAG